AAAGGTAGAGTAAAGTAAGGATTTTGGCTCACTAGTCGCTCGTAGGCATTTTTCCAGATAGTTGCTACAGTGTCACCTTTCTCTATGACAACAAAATTATCAATCCCAAATGTCTTTAAACTAGCAGCTACAGTGATACCGCAAAAACCAGCCCCAATAATGATAATGTCTAGTTTAGTATTCATAAATTTATCTTTGGTTGAAAACTTAAGAGGATGTTTTAAAAGTCATAATTGATGTATCAAATATCTTTTACCCCACCCTAACCCAGACCGATGGATTGGTCCGGGAACTAGATTTTTCTTATTTCCCCCCAATACATCGGGGGTTAGCACAACAGGGGTATTTATAATAATTAATACTCAATTAGCACGCTCATCACTGTCAACAGCATTAATTTGGTGTTTTATAGGTCTATAGGATGAAATCAGTTTTTGCACGGGTATCCTACCTTACAATTGCTAATTGATGCATTGCATCGCAAAGTTGACTATAAGTATTTATATCGGTTATCTCTTTCACTGTCTATGTAGAAAAGTTAAGTACTTTCAAAGGTACCAGAAGTCAACTTTCGCTTTCCTATTAAAAATTACTGCAAATTCCCACGGGAGCATCCCAATTCCCACAAGCAACAAGGCTCCATTTAAAGCTAGCTTTATAACATCTCATTGAGGGATCATTCAAAATTACTTCAAGCTATTGAAATTTTGTGTTGATCGAACCTCATATTCTTGAATCATTAAGTCGAGCCTACATTCGAGCGAGCGCTGGTAAAGCAGGCTTAAATCTTTCTATCCGCGAATACGATTATGGAGTAGACGGCAACTTCGATGAAATTACTATCCGCAATAATCGACGAGTCGAGTCAGGCTTTTCCCTAAGCTTTCAATTAAAAGCTTCAACCCAATGGCAGCGAGACGATAACACAGTTATTTATGACTTGGAAGCCAAAACCTACAACGATTTAGTCATTCGACGTAATTTCAGGATGGCTGTACCTTGTATCCTCATCCTGTTCGCCTTACCAACAGACTCATCTCAGTGGTTGATATACAATGAAGAAGAAATGCGGCTTCGAGGCAGTTGTTACTGGGAATATCTTAGTGGCAAACCAACTGCAAATCGGCAAAGTGTTAGAATTAAAATCTCGCGACAACAACGGTTAACTCCAGAATCATTGCTAGATTTAATAGAGAAAGTAAAAACAGGAGAGTGGTTATGACAGAAAAAATTCTCCCGGAGCAATTACAAACCCATCCTCTCAAAGTTGCTGATGTCGTATCTTATCTCCAGCAAAATGGTTGGCAAACAGTCACCCATCCCAACCCGCGTTTATTAGTATTTCAAGGTGCTGTAGATGATGCAGGAAATCCCATCCAGCTTATATTACCAAGCCAAAACACTTTTGAAGATAGCGATCGCTTGTTAACAAAAGCAGTAAACCTGCTAGCAGTTATTGCAGATAAATCCCCGCAAGAAATTGTTGATTTAGTTAACCAAGCCCATGCAGGTTCAACCGCAAGTAACTAGTACAAGGGGCGCGGAAATAAGGCAACCATTAGTAACAACTTTATGTAAAGTTCGCGTATAGCCTGACGGGCATAGCCTGCGACAACGCGTAGCGTGCGCGAAGCGCATAAGCGGACTTTGATACCACAAAAACCAGCCCCAATAATGATAACGTCTAGTTTAGTATTCATATGAACTTTGCTTGCAAACTTAACTGTTATCTTTATAAACTTGTTTGGTTTCAATAGTCGATATAGATTAGTTAGGGAATTTGAGCTATTGCCAATCCACAGAAATCCCGTTACTACCTCATAATTTTATGAGTTAAGTTTGTAAGTTAAGTGACTCTAGTAGCCAATTACTTAACTTTTCTGTATGGACAAGGAAATTGTTAGATTCTATATATAAACAGCAAGTCTATCAATGGCAAAAGAGATGAACTTAATAACTTTGCTGTTACGCTCTTCTTGGAAAATTCTGGCTCTTGCTGCTTTTATCGGGTTATTGAGTGGGGTTAGCACAACAGGAATACTTGTAATAATTAATACTCAATTAGCTCGCTTATCACTGTCAACAGCATTAATTTGGTGTTTTATAGGTCTTTGTTTTATAAAATTTCTGACTAATATTATTTCTAAATATTTGTTAATAAATTTGGCAGAAAAAGCACTTGTGGACTTACGCCTTATGTTGAGCGAAAGAATTTTAGCTACACCATTATATCATTTAGAAGTTTTAGGAAAACATCGTATTTTAGCTACGTTAACAGACGATATTTTAGCAATTGCTAACACGGTTTACATTATTCCTACATTGTGTATTGATATAACTATTGTAGCAAGTTGTCTTTTTTATTTGTTGTGGTTATCCCCAAACATATTTTTTTTGGTAGCCATCTCTTTATTATTAGGAATATTTAGCTATCAGCAAATTGCATATAAAGCAACATCATTTTTGCTCTTAGCTCGCCAACAAGAAGATAAATTGTTTAACCATTTTCGGAGTATTACTGAAGGAACAAAAGAACTTAAACTTCACTATCAGCGACGACAAACTTTTTTGAAGAAAGAACTTCAAGAAACTGTACAAATCTATCGGCGTAAAAATGTAGTTGGAATGACTATATTTGCAACTGCTGCTAGTTGGGGTAATAGCTTATTCTTTGTGGTTGTCGGACTGGTAATTTTTGCTCTGCCTACTCTCCAAATTATCCCCACTCATATTTTATCTGGCTATGCACTGACTATTCTCTACTTGCTTTCACCTTTGGATTACATTATGAGTGCTATTCCTACTTTCAGCAAGGCAACAGTTGCTTTAAAGAAGGTTGATTCTCTCAAACTATCATTATCGGATCGTAGCGATCGCTGTTATTTTATAGCTTGGGATAAAGCCGATAATTTTTGCGATAGTTTAGAATTTATGGGGATCGCTCATACTTATCATCAAGATTCAGAAGATACAGCTTTTACTCTTGGTCCCATCGATTTGACTGTTTTAGGTGGTGAAATTGTTTTTATAATTGGTGGTAATGGTAGTGGGAAGTCTACTCTTATTAAACTAATGACTGGTTTATATATTCCTGAAAGTGGAAAAATTTATCTCAATAACAAACTAGTTACAACAGAAAATCAAGAGTGGTTTCGCCAACATTTTTCAGTTGTATTTTCTGATTTTTATCTGTTTGATAATTTTTTATATTTGGATAAACCTATTGCTGACAACCAAATTTATGACTATTTAGTTAAATTACAACTAGATAAAAAAGTGAAAATCAAAGATGGCGTACTTTCCACTACCTCATTGTCTCAAGGACAACGAAAGCGTTTAGCCTTGTTAACAGCTTATTTAGAAGATCGTCCTATATATGTATTTGATGAATGGGCATCCGATCAAGATCCCGTGTTTAAAAAGATTTTTTATACGCAGATACTGCCTGAATTGAAAAATAAAGGCAAAACTGTAATAGTCGTTACTCATGATGACCAATATTTCTATTTATCAGACCGCTTAGTTAAGTTAGATTATGGTAAGGAAAAATGCAAGATAATTCATTAGGGGACTTCCAAATAAAAAAATATTCAACTTTCTCTTGTGGTACGGGCGTCCTCGCCCGTCCTATGCTAGTGGCGGGCTAGAAGCCCGCACCACAAGATTGGATAATTTATTTCTTGGAAGTCCCTAAATAACGGAGTAATCTAAATTTGTGAACTCCGCATAACCACAGTTCCTGTGGGACGAGAGACATTCTTATCTGTCTCCAAGGTCACAATTAACCCAGAAAATTGTGGGTGATAAAATTCTCTGTACATTTGAGGAGTAAATGGTAGCTCATAGGAAGTGTTTCCCCAAGAACGGGTCTTAACTTCACCACAGGGTAACTTTTCGTTGGCAACAAGTGTCCACAGTAGATAGACATATCCAGGAGGTGGGGCGGGAAGATTCTGGAAAACCATGACTGCTTTTTGTTGTTCGGGATTTATAATCATACTACCTGAAGCAACATCTGCTGAGTTGACGCCTTTTAGAGTAAACAGTCGCGTTTCATAATTTTGGAGCATGGTCTTCACGACTTGAGCTTGGGCAAAATCCTGGCGCAAACGCTTGTTGTCTGCTGTGACAAAACTCAGAGTTTGACGTAACCGATAATTATCAATCCCCAAAATGACAACAAATAGTGCAGCAATGCTAAGTGTAATTTTCCTCCATGGGCGTGGTGTTCGCGTCGCAACTCTTGAGGAGTTTTGAGCCGCAGTAGCTTGCGCGGTCGAACTTTCAACTTGTGCAAGAATTTTTGGCAGTAAATGCGTTGGAGCTTCTACCTCGGTAAAACCATCTAGTACTTGTCGCAGAACTTCCTGCAAATCTTCAACTTCAGCAATTAGTTCTGGATGTTGAGCGAGTAACAGCCGAAACTCTTCAGCTTCTTCAGGGGTAAGATCGTCAACGACAAACCCTGCTGCAAGGTTTTTGATATGTTCGGGATCGAAAGATTTATTCATACGCTAATAAATCAGAATCTAGTAAGATGCGTTTTAGTTTTAGTAATCCTTGGCGGGTGCAGGTTTTGACTGTGCCTAGAGGAATCTCAAGTTGTTTGGCAATTTCTGACTGACTTAATCCTTGGTTATAAGCGAGTTCAATCACCTGGCGCTGTTTTTCTGGGAGTTGTAAAAGAGCATTGTGAATTCGTTGAGATCGTTCTGCAAAGGTTGCCTGCTCAACAGGCGTTGGAGAAGATGCTGCTTCGCTTGTCATGGTTTTTCCCCATTGTTCAACAAGTTTAAGTTGTCTGCTACGAGCGCGGAGTTTATCAATTGCTCGCGAGCGTGCGATAGTCACAAGATAGCGAACGAAAAACCGACAATCTGGGTTGCTAGATGCTTTTCTCCACAGTGTGAGAAAAACTTCTTGCGTCAAGTCTTCTGCTTCTTGCGAGTCAGCCAAAATCTTGAGTGCTAATCCATACACTAAACGGCTATGACGATTGAACAAAACGCTTAATGCAGAAGAATCGCCATTTTTAAGCGCCACAAACAAAGCTTCATCTGTCTCCTCTTGAAGCTCTCTCGAATTTGACTGGGGAAGTTTAGGTTCCATGCTATGTCAAAAACATATCTAAGTAGATATTGAAGCAAATTAACGATACGTTTTGTTCTATCACCTCTCT
This genomic interval from Scytonema hofmannii PCC 7110 contains the following:
- a CDS encoding anti-sigma factor, which encodes MNKSFDPEHIKNLAAGFVVDDLTPEEAEEFRLLLAQHPELIAEVEDLQEVLRQVLDGFTEVEAPTHLLPKILAQVESSTAQATAAQNSSRVATRTPRPWRKITLSIAALFVVILGIDNYRLRQTLSFVTADNKRLRQDFAQAQVVKTMLQNYETRLFTLKGVNSADVASGSMIINPEQQKAVMVFQNLPAPPPGYVYLLWTLVANEKLPCGEVKTRSWGNTSYELPFTPQMYREFYHPQFSGLIVTLETDKNVSRPTGTVVMRSSQI
- a CDS encoding DUF4365 domain-containing protein, with translation MLIEPHILESLSRAYIRASAGKAGLNLSIREYDYGVDGNFDEITIRNNRRVESGFSLSFQLKASTQWQRDDNTVIYDLEAKTYNDLVIRRNFRMAVPCILILFALPTDSSQWLIYNEEEMRLRGSCYWEYLSGKPTANRQSVRIKISRQQRLTPESLLDLIEKVKTGEWL
- a CDS encoding cyclic peptide export ABC transporter, whose protein sequence is MNLITLLLRSSWKILALAAFIGLLSGVSTTGILVIINTQLARLSLSTALIWCFIGLCFIKFLTNIISKYLLINLAEKALVDLRLMLSERILATPLYHLEVLGKHRILATLTDDILAIANTVYIIPTLCIDITIVASCLFYLLWLSPNIFFLVAISLLLGIFSYQQIAYKATSFLLLARQQEDKLFNHFRSITEGTKELKLHYQRRQTFLKKELQETVQIYRRKNVVGMTIFATAASWGNSLFFVVVGLVIFALPTLQIIPTHILSGYALTILYLLSPLDYIMSAIPTFSKATVALKKVDSLKLSLSDRSDRCYFIAWDKADNFCDSLEFMGIAHTYHQDSEDTAFTLGPIDLTVLGGEIVFIIGGNGSGKSTLIKLMTGLYIPESGKIYLNNKLVTTENQEWFRQHFSVVFSDFYLFDNFLYLDKPIADNQIYDYLVKLQLDKKVKIKDGVLSTTSLSQGQRKRLALLTAYLEDRPIYVFDEWASDQDPVFKKIFYTQILPELKNKGKTVIVVTHDDQYFYLSDRLVKLDYGKEKCKIIH
- a CDS encoding sigma-70 family RNA polymerase sigma factor, whose amino-acid sequence is MEPKLPQSNSRELQEETDEALFVALKNGDSSALSVLFNRHSRLVYGLALKILADSQEAEDLTQEVFLTLWRKASSNPDCRFFVRYLVTIARSRAIDKLRARSRQLKLVEQWGKTMTSEAASSPTPVEQATFAERSQRIHNALLQLPEKQRQVIELAYNQGLSQSEIAKQLEIPLGTVKTCTRQGLLKLKRILLDSDLLAYE